In a genomic window of Rhizobium sp. CIAT894:
- a CDS encoding bifunctional allantoicase/(S)-ureidoglycine aminohydrolase has protein sequence MDKTEYFSKLGGLPPQTQLLSGRAVFTTAYAVIPRGVMSDIVTSLLPHWTGTRAWVLSRPLSGFSETFSQYVMEVQPGGGSDRPEPDKRAEAVLFVVEGGMMVELEGVSHALRAGSFVYIPAGSAWRLKNDGSAAAIFHWVRKAFQEVEGLEPPPAIVTHEDDHPIRAMPDTDGRWGTTRFIDPADVRYDMHVNIVTLEPGAVIPFMETHVMEHGLYVLEGKAVYRLNQDWVEVEAGDFMWLRAFCPQACYAGGPGRFRYLLYKDVNRHMKLW, from the coding sequence ATGGACAAGACAGAGTATTTTTCGAAGCTCGGCGGTTTGCCGCCGCAGACCCAATTGCTTTCCGGCAGGGCCGTCTTCACCACGGCTTACGCGGTCATCCCCCGCGGCGTCATGAGCGATATCGTCACCAGCCTGCTTCCGCATTGGACGGGAACGCGGGCATGGGTTCTCTCCCGTCCGCTTTCCGGTTTCTCCGAGACCTTCTCGCAATACGTCATGGAGGTTCAGCCGGGCGGCGGCAGTGATCGGCCGGAGCCGGACAAGCGGGCCGAAGCAGTCCTCTTCGTCGTCGAAGGCGGCATGATGGTGGAGCTCGAAGGCGTCAGCCACGCGCTGCGCGCCGGCTCCTTCGTCTACATTCCCGCCGGTTCGGCCTGGCGGCTGAAAAACGACGGTTCGGCCGCTGCCATCTTCCACTGGGTCAGAAAGGCCTTTCAGGAGGTCGAGGGGCTGGAGCCGCCGCCGGCGATCGTCACCCATGAGGACGACCATCCGATCCGCGCCATGCCCGACACCGACGGCCGCTGGGGCACGACCCGCTTCATCGATCCGGCCGATGTGCGCTACGATATGCACGTCAATATCGTCACGCTGGAGCCTGGCGCGGTGATCCCCTTCATGGAGACCCATGTGATGGAGCACGGTCTCTATGTGCTGGAGGGCAAGGCGGTCTATCGCCTGAACCAGGATTGGGTCGAGGTCGAGGCCGGCGATTTCATGTGGCTGCGCGCCTTCTGCCCGCAGGCCTGCTACGCCGGCGGCCCCGGCCGCTTCCGCTACCTGCTCTACAAGGACGTCAACCGTCACATGAAGCTCTGGTAG
- a CDS encoding FadR/GntR family transcriptional regulator, with amino-acid sequence MQDMDSWLSEKKEIGRRNAAEAVFQDIRTAIVGRKLALGTRLPSEVQLAERYGISRAIVREALRSLQTLGFTQTRTGRGTYIVSESPARQLGGGAYSARDLMEARPCIEIPAAGWAALRRSNEQLASLSSLCDRMDEEDDVQTWVRMDAEFHGEIAEASGNAIFRKVVADVRGALSTQSELVEHVRGRRKASNAEHRRILRAVAAGSERDAQAAMAEHLLEVKRSIIGIADERGTAPKV; translated from the coding sequence ATGCAGGATATGGATTCATGGCTGTCAGAGAAGAAAGAGATCGGCCGGAGAAACGCTGCCGAAGCGGTCTTCCAAGATATCCGCACCGCCATTGTTGGTCGGAAACTGGCGCTCGGCACCCGTCTTCCCTCGGAAGTGCAGCTCGCCGAACGTTACGGCATCAGCCGGGCGATCGTGCGTGAAGCGCTCCGCTCGCTGCAGACGCTGGGGTTCACGCAGACCAGAACCGGCCGGGGCACCTATATCGTTTCGGAAAGCCCGGCGCGACAGCTCGGCGGCGGCGCCTATTCCGCCCGCGATCTCATGGAGGCGCGCCCCTGCATCGAGATCCCGGCTGCGGGTTGGGCGGCATTGCGGCGCTCGAACGAGCAGCTGGCGTCGCTCTCATCCTTGTGCGACCGGATGGATGAGGAGGACGACGTCCAGACATGGGTGCGGATGGACGCCGAGTTCCATGGAGAGATCGCCGAAGCCTCGGGCAATGCGATCTTCCGAAAAGTCGTCGCCGATGTCCGCGGCGCGCTTTCGACGCAATCGGAACTGGTGGAGCATGTTCGCGGCCGGCGCAAAGCCTCCAACGCCGAGCACCGCCGCATTCTCCGGGCCGTTGCCGCGGGCAGCGAGAGGGATGCGCAGGCCGCGATGGCCGAGCATCTGCTGGAGGTCAAGCGTTCCATCATCGGGATTGCCGATGAAAGAGGGACTGCGCCTAAGGTATGA
- a CDS encoding FadR/GntR family transcriptional regulator, protein MNDLENWLSDSAILSRKSASELVFEELRNLIVSGRFAEGSKLPSEAKLAAKYGVSRPIVREALRSLQILGLTETRTGSGTYVLAAGGGGDIRYGDYSARDLVEARPFVEVSAAGWAALRRSDDELSRLLHLCDRMEQEQDTEAWVRLDSDFHGLIAEASKNAVFRDIVDDVREAMAQQSGLLTALGPRRQESNEEHRAIVEAIRIGAETEAQAAMEIHLRKVAAAVSRIIGIEL, encoded by the coding sequence ATGAATGATCTGGAAAACTGGCTTTCCGACTCCGCGATCCTCAGTCGAAAAAGCGCCTCGGAACTGGTGTTCGAGGAATTGCGCAATCTCATTGTCTCCGGCCGGTTTGCCGAAGGTTCCAAGCTGCCGTCGGAAGCCAAGCTCGCGGCAAAATACGGCGTCAGCCGTCCGATCGTGCGGGAAGCGCTGCGCTCGCTGCAGATTTTGGGGCTGACGGAGACGCGAACGGGAAGCGGAACCTATGTGCTCGCGGCTGGCGGCGGCGGAGATATCCGTTACGGCGATTATTCGGCGCGTGATCTGGTGGAGGCGCGGCCCTTCGTCGAAGTATCCGCTGCCGGCTGGGCAGCGCTGCGCCGGAGCGACGATGAGCTGTCCCGGCTGCTTCACCTTTGCGACCGGATGGAGCAGGAACAAGATACCGAGGCTTGGGTGCGGCTGGATTCGGATTTTCACGGGCTGATCGCCGAAGCTTCGAAGAACGCCGTCTTCCGCGATATCGTCGATGACGTCCGCGAAGCGATGGCGCAGCAATCTGGGCTGCTGACCGCCTTGGGGCCACGCCGTCAGGAATCGAATGAAGAGCATCGCGCCATCGTCGAAGCCATTCGCATAGGGGCGGAGACCGAGGCTCAGGCAGCGATGGAAATCCATCTCAGGAAGGTCGCGGCGGCTGTCAGCCGCATCATCGGCATCGAGCTCTGA
- a CDS encoding amino acid permease yields MTVMQSNRSEAEGQVFAEEDLGYHKALKPRQIQMIAIGGAIGTGLFLGAGGRLAAAGPALVLVYALCGFFAFLVLRALGELIVHRPTSGSFVSYAREFYGEKLAFAVGWMYWLTWAMTAVADVTAVALYMNFFKAYVPWIAMIDQWVFALAALVLVLSMNLLSVKVFGELEFWFSLVKVLALVVFLIVGVYFVVTGTPIDGHVPGLSTITDFGGMFPNSILPALVVIQGVVFAYASIELIGTAAGETENARKVMPRAIRTVVLRLVVFYVGSVLLLSLLLPYTAYKGGESPFVTFFGKIGIQGADVVMNLVVLTAVLSSLNAGLYSTGRILHSMAVSGSAPAALAKMNRSGVPYVGIAVTAVVTAFGVVLNAVVPAEAFEIGLNVAALGIIAAWGVIVLCQLKLWQLSRQGKLARPEFRMFGAPYTGVLTLGFLAVVVILMALDYPVGTYTVASLALIIPALVVGWLLMRERIYMLAAEQGEDRGGFDLA; encoded by the coding sequence ATGACAGTCATGCAATCCAATAGAAGCGAGGCCGAAGGCCAAGTCTTTGCCGAGGAGGATCTCGGCTACCACAAGGCGCTGAAGCCGCGGCAGATCCAGATGATCGCCATCGGCGGCGCCATCGGCACGGGGCTATTTCTCGGCGCCGGCGGCCGGCTTGCCGCTGCCGGTCCGGCACTTGTGCTGGTCTATGCCTTGTGCGGCTTTTTCGCCTTTCTCGTTCTGAGGGCTCTTGGCGAACTGATCGTCCATCGCCCGACCTCGGGCTCGTTCGTCTCCTATGCCCGGGAATTTTACGGCGAAAAGCTCGCCTTCGCGGTCGGCTGGATGTATTGGCTGACCTGGGCGATGACGGCGGTCGCCGACGTCACTGCGGTCGCCCTCTACATGAATTTCTTCAAGGCCTATGTTCCATGGATCGCCATGATCGATCAGTGGGTCTTTGCGCTGGCGGCGCTGGTCCTCGTCCTCTCGATGAATCTTCTGTCGGTGAAGGTCTTCGGTGAACTGGAATTCTGGTTCAGCCTCGTCAAGGTTCTCGCCCTCGTCGTCTTCCTGATCGTCGGGGTCTACTTCGTCGTCACCGGCACGCCGATCGACGGCCATGTTCCAGGCCTCAGCACGATCACCGATTTCGGAGGCATGTTCCCGAACAGCATCCTGCCGGCCCTGGTGGTGATACAGGGCGTGGTTTTCGCCTATGCCTCGATCGAGCTGATCGGCACCGCCGCCGGTGAAACCGAAAATGCCCGCAAGGTCATGCCGCGGGCGATCCGGACAGTCGTGCTGCGCCTGGTGGTCTTCTATGTCGGCTCGGTCCTGCTGCTGTCACTGCTACTGCCCTATACCGCCTATAAGGGCGGCGAGAGCCCGTTCGTGACCTTCTTCGGCAAGATCGGCATCCAGGGCGCCGACGTCGTCATGAACCTGGTCGTGCTGACCGCCGTCCTGTCGTCGCTGAATGCCGGCCTCTATTCCACAGGCCGCATCCTGCATTCCATGGCGGTTTCCGGCTCGGCGCCGGCGGCGCTGGCGAAGATGAACCGATCCGGCGTGCCTTATGTCGGCATTGCGGTGACGGCTGTCGTGACCGCCTTCGGCGTCGTGCTGAACGCCGTCGTTCCGGCGGAGGCCTTCGAAATCGGCCTGAATGTCGCCGCCCTCGGCATCATCGCCGCATGGGGCGTGATCGTGCTCTGCCAGCTCAAGCTGTGGCAGCTGTCGCGGCAGGGCAAGCTGGCGCGGCCTGAATTCCGGATGTTCGGCGCGCCCTATACCGGCGTGCTGACGCTGGGTTTCCTTGCCGTCGTCGTGATCCTGATGGCTCTCGACTATCCGGTCGGAACCTACACGGTCGCTTCTCTGGCGCTGATCATTCCGGCGCTAGTGGTCGGCTGGCTGCTGATGCGTGAGCGCATCTACATGCTCGCCGCCGAACAGGGCGAGGATCGCGGCGGTTTCGATCTCGCCTGA
- a CDS encoding asparaginase codes for MTPSEDFVVTDRGGIVENRHRVHAAVVDAKGRLLYALGNPERMTLARSAAKPAQALAILEAEGVERFGFDDADVALMCASHSSEERHIARTRAMLSKIKAEEADLRCGGHPSLFETVNRSWIRQDFVPTAVCSNCSGKHVGMLAGARAIGADMEGYHLADHPMQGRVKRTVAELCDLDVRDVEWGIDGCNLPTPAFPLDRLARIYTKLAAAADGDGAGEGSSRRGAALARIFHAMAHHPDMVAGEGRYCTALMRAFNGALIGKLGADASYAIGVRASDETRRLGTDGALGISVKIEDGNLEILYAVVTELLERLGIGSPEIRSQLAPFHHPQRVNTMGVTTGGVSFPFKLRG; via the coding sequence ATGACCCCGAGTGAGGATTTCGTCGTCACCGATCGTGGCGGCATCGTCGAGAACCGCCATCGCGTCCACGCGGCTGTCGTCGATGCAAAGGGCAGGCTGCTTTACGCGCTGGGAAATCCCGAGCGTATGACGCTTGCCCGCTCCGCCGCCAAGCCGGCCCAGGCGCTTGCCATCCTGGAGGCGGAGGGCGTCGAGCGTTTCGGCTTCGATGATGCGGATGTTGCGCTGATGTGCGCGTCCCACAGCAGCGAAGAGCGGCATATCGCGCGCACGCGGGCCATGCTGTCGAAGATCAAGGCCGAGGAGGCTGACCTTCGCTGCGGCGGTCATCCTTCGCTGTTCGAAACGGTCAACCGCTCCTGGATCAGGCAGGACTTTGTCCCGACAGCCGTCTGCAGCAATTGCTCGGGTAAGCACGTCGGCATGCTTGCCGGCGCCCGGGCGATCGGCGCAGACATGGAAGGCTACCACCTGGCGGATCATCCGATGCAGGGGAGGGTCAAGCGCACTGTCGCCGAACTCTGCGATCTGGATGTTCGGGATGTCGAATGGGGGATCGACGGATGCAATCTCCCGACCCCGGCCTTTCCCCTGGATCGCCTGGCCCGAATCTATACCAAGCTTGCCGCGGCAGCGGATGGCGACGGGGCGGGCGAGGGGTCGTCGAGGCGCGGTGCCGCACTGGCCCGCATCTTCCATGCAATGGCACACCACCCTGACATGGTTGCGGGCGAGGGGCGCTACTGCACGGCCCTGATGCGCGCATTCAACGGCGCCCTCATCGGCAAGCTCGGGGCCGATGCCAGCTACGCGATCGGCGTGCGGGCCTCGGACGAAACCCGGCGATTGGGGACGGACGGTGCGCTCGGCATCTCGGTCAAGATCGAGGACGGCAATCTCGAAATTCTTTACGCCGTCGTGACTGAGCTTCTCGAGCGGCTCGGCATCGGTTCGCCTGAGATCCGCAGCCAGCTCGCGCCGTTCCACCATCCTCAGCGTGTCAATACGATGGGTGTTACGACGGGCGGCGTGTCTTTTCCGTTCAAACTGCGCGGATAG
- the aspA gene encoding aspartate ammonia-lyase, translating to MTTSDITAIRVEHDLIGDRDVPASAYYGVHTLRAVENFPITGQTLKESADLIASLAAIKQAAAQANASLGLLDQERADAIIAACIEIRDGALHDHFVVDLIQGGAGTSTNMNANEVIANRALEILGHRRGEYQHLHPNEHVNLSQSTNDVYPTALKLAAWIGVHRLVDAMGILRRAFEAKAVEFADVLKMGRTQLQDAVPMTLGQEFGTYALMLAEDEARLSEAVSLIREINLGATAIGTGITAHPRYAALVRERLSEIVGIDLVTSPDLVEATQDCGSFVQLSGVLKRVAVKLSKTCNDLRLLSSGPRAGLNEINLPARQAGSSIMPGKVNPVIPEVVNQVAFEVIGNDVTITMAAEAGQLQLNAFEPVIFYSLYRSLSHLTNACLTLEANCICGITANRDRLRQTVEQSIGIVTALNPYIGYRNATEVALEAHHSGRGVYEILLERGLMQKEHLDAVLRPETLTRPSEKLSFS from the coding sequence ATGACGACATCCGATATCACTGCTATCCGCGTCGAGCACGACCTGATCGGCGATCGCGACGTGCCGGCCTCGGCCTATTACGGCGTGCACACGCTGCGTGCGGTCGAGAATTTTCCGATTACCGGCCAGACGCTGAAGGAATCGGCGGATCTGATCGCGTCGCTCGCGGCGATCAAGCAGGCGGCGGCTCAGGCCAATGCGAGCCTCGGCCTTCTGGATCAGGAGCGCGCCGACGCGATCATCGCGGCCTGCATCGAAATCCGCGACGGTGCGCTGCACGATCATTTCGTCGTCGATCTGATCCAGGGCGGGGCGGGAACCTCGACCAACATGAACGCCAACGAGGTGATTGCCAACAGGGCGCTCGAAATCCTGGGCCATCGCCGGGGCGAGTACCAGCACCTGCATCCGAACGAGCACGTCAATCTCTCGCAATCCACCAACGACGTCTATCCAACGGCGCTGAAGCTTGCCGCATGGATCGGCGTTCACCGCCTGGTCGACGCCATGGGCATTCTGCGCCGGGCATTCGAGGCCAAGGCGGTCGAGTTTGCCGACGTCCTGAAGATGGGCCGCACCCAGTTGCAGGACGCCGTGCCGATGACACTGGGGCAGGAATTCGGAACCTATGCGCTGATGCTGGCGGAGGACGAGGCGCGTCTTTCCGAGGCGGTCTCGTTGATCCGTGAGATCAATCTCGGCGCAACCGCGATCGGCACCGGCATCACCGCTCATCCTCGCTACGCAGCGCTGGTGCGCGAGCGCCTGTCCGAAATCGTCGGTATCGATCTGGTGACATCACCTGATCTGGTGGAGGCGACACAGGATTGCGGCTCCTTCGTGCAGCTTTCGGGTGTTCTGAAGCGCGTCGCGGTCAAGCTTTCCAAGACCTGCAACGATCTGCGGCTGCTGTCCTCGGGGCCGCGGGCCGGATTGAACGAGATCAATCTGCCGGCGCGCCAGGCCGGTTCCTCGATCATGCCCGGCAAGGTCAATCCGGTGATCCCCGAGGTCGTCAACCAGGTCGCCTTCGAAGTGATCGGCAACGACGTGACGATCACCATGGCCGCCGAGGCTGGCCAGCTGCAGCTGAACGCTTTCGAGCCGGTGATCTTCTACAGCCTCTACCGCAGCCTGAGCCACCTGACCAATGCCTGCCTGACGCTCGAGGCGAATTGTATTTGCGGCATCACCGCCAATCGCGACCGTTTGCGGCAGACGGTCGAGCAGTCGATCGGCATCGTCACGGCGCTCAACCCCTATATCGGCTATCGCAACGCCACCGAGGTTGCGTTGGAAGCGCATCATTCGGGACGGGGGGTCTACGAAATCCTTCTCGAACGCGGCCTGATGCAGAAGGAGCATCTCGATGCGGTGCTGCGCCCGGAAACCCTGACCCGGCCAAGCGAGAAGCTGTCCTTCTCGTAA
- a CDS encoding TauD/TfdA family dioxygenase, with amino-acid sequence MSNPVLVNQIIPDTDVVRLTGRVGAEIKGIRLGGELSDTTVAAINQLLLKHKVIFFRDQGHLDDSEQEAFARRLGDLVPHPTQGPVDGTASILNLDSSRGGGRADQWHTDVTFVDAYPKFSVLRGVVIPAAGGDTIWSNTHAAYESLPAPLKLLAENLWAIHSNAYDYAAVRPRATAEEKKHFEEVFTSTIYETEHPVVRVHPETGERSLLLGNFVQRLVGLSKSDSAKLYEVFQSYVTAPENTVRWRWRAGDVAIWDNRATQHYAVNDYGDQHRVVRRATVDGDVPISIDGRRSITHVKAAKPQAKAA; translated from the coding sequence ATGAGCAATCCGGTTCTCGTCAATCAGATCATTCCCGACACCGATGTCGTCCGGCTGACCGGCCGTGTCGGCGCCGAAATCAAAGGTATCCGCCTCGGCGGAGAACTTTCGGATACAACGGTGGCAGCCATCAACCAGCTTCTCCTGAAGCACAAGGTGATCTTCTTCCGCGATCAGGGACATCTTGACGATTCCGAACAGGAGGCTTTCGCGCGCCGCCTCGGCGACCTCGTGCCGCATCCAACCCAGGGCCCGGTTGACGGCACGGCTTCCATCCTCAACCTCGATTCCAGCCGCGGCGGTGGCCGGGCGGATCAGTGGCACACAGACGTCACCTTCGTGGACGCCTACCCCAAATTCTCCGTCCTGCGCGGCGTCGTCATCCCGGCGGCCGGCGGCGATACGATCTGGTCCAACACCCACGCCGCATACGAAAGCCTGCCGGCGCCGCTCAAACTGCTGGCGGAGAATTTGTGGGCCATTCACAGCAATGCCTATGACTATGCCGCCGTGCGCCCTCGCGCCACCGCCGAAGAGAAGAAGCATTTCGAGGAGGTTTTCACCTCGACCATTTACGAAACCGAGCATCCGGTCGTGCGTGTCCATCCGGAAACCGGCGAAAGATCGCTGCTGCTCGGCAACTTCGTTCAGCGCCTGGTCGGCCTGTCGAAGAGCGACTCCGCCAAACTCTACGAAGTGTTCCAGTCCTACGTCACCGCCCCGGAAAATACCGTGCGCTGGCGCTGGAGAGCCGGAGATGTCGCGATCTGGGACAACCGCGCCACCCAGCACTATGCCGTCAACGACTATGGTGACCAGCACCGCGTCGTGCGCCGCGCCACCGTCGACGGCGATGTTCCCATCAGCATCGACGGCCGCCGCAGCATAACCCACGTCAAGGCTGCCAAGCCGCAAGCAAAGGCGGCGTGA
- a CDS encoding carboxymuconolactone decarboxylase family protein encodes MATVKLLSDQEAAAIPAVQAVFDDIRATRKTDFINNFWRALANDPANLKRVWETLKAVMTVEGAIDPLTREMIYIAVSTANACQYCIQSHTAAARTRGMTDAQHGELLTIIGLAAQTNHLALAMQVPSDPEFEVR; translated from the coding sequence ATGGCAACAGTCAAACTCCTGTCGGACCAAGAGGCCGCCGCCATTCCGGCCGTTCAAGCCGTGTTCGACGACATCCGGGCGACGCGCAAGACCGATTTCATCAACAATTTCTGGCGCGCCCTGGCGAACGATCCGGCCAACCTCAAGCGGGTATGGGAAACGCTGAAAGCGGTCATGACGGTCGAAGGCGCAATCGATCCGTTGACGCGGGAGATGATCTACATCGCGGTGTCGACGGCCAATGCCTGCCAGTATTGCATTCAATCCCATACCGCAGCCGCCCGGACCCGCGGGATGACGGATGCCCAACATGGTGAACTTTTGACGATCATCGGCCTTGCCGCGCAGACAAACCATCTTGCCCTCGCCATGCAGGTTCCGTCCGATCCGGAATTTGAGGTACGGTAG
- a CDS encoding class I SAM-dependent methyltransferase: protein METIVEDAHTGVVSPELVVDALFACRKTAAMRAAIELDLFTHIGEGKTAELLASATGASERGVRILCDYLVVHGFLTKESGQYRMTPSTRMFLDRNSPAYMGSAVEFVAAPEILDNFLRDPAAAVRNGGSAGLANMSADNPVWLKFARGMGSFTGLSAKILAGEISGWRRSAKKVLDIAAGPGMFGIEIAKAFPSAEIVAVDWAAVLELSRQNAEKAGVADRYRTIAGSAFDVDWGTGYDLVLLPNFLHHFDLPTCAELLRKIIASLAAEGRIVAVDFVPNEDGVSPPFPAAFSWEMLASTPAGQAYTQSELTQMARLAGLAGVTVKPMPPTPASIILFQ from the coding sequence ATGGAAACAATTGTCGAGGACGCTCATACCGGCGTCGTGTCGCCCGAACTCGTGGTCGATGCACTCTTTGCATGCCGAAAGACCGCGGCGATGAGGGCAGCCATCGAACTTGATCTCTTTACGCATATCGGCGAGGGCAAAACGGCAGAATTGCTGGCGTCGGCAACAGGCGCCTCGGAGCGTGGGGTGCGCATCCTGTGCGACTATCTCGTGGTCCATGGTTTCCTGACAAAGGAGAGCGGCCAGTACCGAATGACGCCTTCGACCAGGATGTTCCTCGATCGCAATTCGCCGGCCTATATGGGCTCTGCTGTCGAGTTCGTCGCCGCACCCGAAATCCTGGATAATTTTCTGCGCGATCCGGCCGCCGCCGTGCGAAACGGCGGTTCGGCCGGGCTTGCGAACATGTCGGCAGACAACCCCGTCTGGTTGAAGTTTGCGCGCGGCATGGGCTCCTTTACCGGTCTCAGCGCCAAAATACTGGCCGGCGAAATCTCCGGCTGGCGGAGGTCTGCCAAAAAGGTTTTGGATATCGCTGCCGGTCCCGGCATGTTCGGGATCGAAATTGCGAAGGCCTTTCCATCGGCGGAGATCGTCGCCGTCGACTGGGCCGCTGTGTTGGAACTGTCGAGACAGAATGCGGAAAAGGCCGGCGTCGCTGACCGGTACCGGACGATCGCCGGCAGTGCCTTCGATGTGGATTGGGGTACGGGTTACGATCTCGTCCTGCTTCCGAATTTTCTGCACCACTTCGATTTGCCGACATGTGCTGAACTGTTGCGAAAGATCATCGCCAGCCTTGCGGCGGAAGGCCGGATCGTCGCGGTCGATTTCGTGCCGAACGAAGATGGCGTGTCGCCGCCTTTTCCCGCGGCGTTCTCCTGGGAGATGCTGGCCAGCACGCCGGCCGGCCAAGCTTACACCCAAAGTGAGCTGACACAGATGGCAAGACTGGCCGGCCTTGCCGGCGTCACGGTCAAACCGATGCCGCCAACGCCGGCAAGCATCATCCTCTTTCAATAG
- a CDS encoding proline racemase family protein: MRTSKVIHLVSCHAEGEVGDVIVGGVAPPPGATVWEQSRWIAEDETLRNFVLNEPRGGVFRHVNLLVPPKNPRAQMGWIVMEPADTPPMSGSNSMCVSTVLLDTGIIPMQQPVTRMVLEAPGGLIEVEAECRDGKAERIRVRNVPSFADKLDAKIEVEGLGTITVDTAYGGDSFVLVDAASLGLCLQPDQARDIARMGVKITAAANEQLGFKHPANDWDHISFCQITDPLMMKDGVLWGRNAVAIRPGKIDRSPCGTGCSARMAVLHAKGQMTVGDKFVGTSLIDTEFHCSIDSEVDIHGKAGISPIISGRAWVIGTKQLMVDPADPFPAGYRLSDTWPMDL, from the coding sequence ATGCGCACATCGAAGGTCATCCATCTCGTGAGCTGCCATGCGGAAGGCGAAGTCGGCGATGTGATTGTCGGCGGCGTCGCTCCGCCCCCGGGCGCCACGGTCTGGGAGCAATCCCGCTGGATCGCCGAGGATGAGACGCTGCGCAATTTCGTGCTGAACGAGCCTCGCGGCGGCGTCTTCAGGCACGTCAACCTGCTGGTTCCCCCGAAGAATCCAAGGGCGCAGATGGGCTGGATTGTCATGGAGCCGGCCGATACCCCGCCGATGTCCGGTTCGAACTCGATGTGCGTGTCGACCGTTCTGCTCGACACCGGCATCATCCCGATGCAGCAACCAGTCACCCGCATGGTTCTCGAGGCGCCGGGCGGTCTGATCGAGGTCGAGGCGGAATGCCGTGACGGCAAGGCCGAGCGGATCCGGGTCAGGAACGTCCCGTCATTTGCCGACAAGCTCGATGCCAAGATTGAAGTCGAGGGTCTCGGCACCATCACGGTGGATACGGCTTATGGCGGGGACAGCTTTGTTCTTGTCGATGCCGCATCGCTCGGCCTCTGCCTGCAGCCCGATCAGGCGCGCGATATCGCCCGCATGGGTGTCAAGATTACCGCGGCGGCCAATGAGCAGCTCGGCTTCAAGCACCCTGCCAACGACTGGGACCACATTTCCTTCTGCCAGATCACGGATCCCCTGATGATGAAGGACGGCGTGCTCTGGGGCAGGAACGCGGTCGCCATCCGGCCGGGCAAGATCGATCGGTCTCCATGCGGGACTGGTTGCTCCGCCCGCATGGCGGTCCTTCACGCCAAGGGTCAGATGACGGTGGGTGACAAGTTCGTCGGCACCTCGCTCATCGACACTGAATTTCATTGCAGCATCGACAGCGAGGTCGACATCCATGGCAAGGCCGGGATCAGCCCGATCATCTCGGGCCGAGCCTGGGTCATCGGCACCAAGCAGCTGATGGTCGATCCCGCCGACCCCTTCCCGGCCGGCTACCGCCTCTCCGATACCTGGCCGATGGACCTGTAG
- a CDS encoding response regulator transcription factor encodes MKVLIVEDDPLHRSYLHEAVNAALPECDTVIEAENGTAGEKLARDHKSAHIVMDLQMANRNGIEAARTIWKERPETRILFWSNYSDEAYVRGVSRIVPDGAAYGYVLKSASDERLKLALRSIFIESQCVIDREVRGLQQKSLGQTNGFTDSEYEILVDIALGLTDRAIAKRRGLSLRSVQNRLQQLYDKLDVYQSAGDDHEDGRFNLRARAVTVAFLRKLLNYSALERAEAELQEWLDGK; translated from the coding sequence ATGAAGGTTCTGATTGTCGAGGACGACCCGCTGCACCGCTCCTATCTGCACGAGGCGGTCAACGCCGCTCTGCCGGAATGCGATACGGTGATCGAGGCCGAGAACGGCACGGCCGGCGAGAAGCTCGCCCGCGACCACAAGTCGGCGCATATCGTCATGGACCTGCAGATGGCGAACCGCAACGGCATCGAGGCGGCGCGCACCATCTGGAAGGAGCGGCCGGAGACCCGCATCCTGTTCTGGTCGAACTATTCTGATGAGGCTTATGTACGCGGCGTCTCGCGCATCGTGCCGGATGGCGCCGCCTACGGCTATGTGCTGAAATCCGCCTCGGACGAGCGGCTGAAGCTGGCGCTGCGCTCGATCTTCATCGAGAGCCAATGCGTCATCGACCGCGAGGTGCGCGGCCTGCAGCAGAAGAGCCTCGGCCAGACGAACGGCTTTACCGATTCCGAATACGAAATCCTCGTCGATATCGCGCTCGGCCTCACCGACCGGGCCATCGCCAAACGCCGGGGCCTGTCGCTACGCAGCGTACAGAACCGCCTGCAGCAACTCTACGACAAGCTCGATGTCTACCAGAGCGCCGGCGACGACCACGAGGATGGCCGCTTCAATCTCCGCGCTCGCGCCGTCACCGTCGCCTTCCTGCGCAAGCTCCTCAATTACAGCGCTCTGGAGCGAGCCGAGGCGGAGCTGCAGGAGTGGCTTGACGGAAAATAG